The Lipingzhangella halophila genome segment CCGAGCGCCGAGGACCTGGCCGTTCCCGGCTACGACGACCTGACCCTTCCCTCCATTCGCGCGCGGCTGCGCAAGCTCACCATGGAGCAGGTCCGCGAGCTTCGCGCGTACGAGGTCGCCAACCAGGGGCGCCAGGAGTTCATCCGGATGTATGACAACCGGATCGCCAAGCTGCAGAGCGAAGACCAGTAGGGTTCTCCGCTCGCCCGGTAGCGCACATCGGCCGCGCACCGGGGCGCACCGGCGCGCGGCCGCCGGTCCGCCACCACGCGCGCCCGCCAACCGGGCATCGAAAACCGCCGCACACTGGCTCGTACCCGGTGCACCGGCGCCGCCGACCCGCTTCGGCGCGTCGGCGGCGCTCTAGTGCGCTCAGGTCCGTTTCCAGTTCTTGAGGCTGTCGATCGCGACCGCCAGGACGATGACGGACCCCTTGATGATGAGTTGGTAGAAGAACGGGACGTTCATCAGCAGCAGACCGTTGCTCAGCACCCCGATGATCATCGCGCCGATCAGGGTCCGCTGCACCGTCCCGACCCCGCCCATCAGGCTGGTGCCGCCCAGCACCACGGCGGCGATCGCGTCGAGCTCGTAGGTCTCACCGGCGGTGGGCTGGCCGGACATGACCCGCGCGGAGAAGATCACGCCGGCCAGGCCGGCGCACGCGCCGCCGATGACGTAGACCCGCACCAGCGTCCACCGCACCTTGATCCCGGCCAACCGGGCAGCCTCGGGGTTCCCGCCGATGGCGTAGACCTCGGTGCCGAACCGGGTGTAGCGCAGCACGAACCACAGAGTGGCGCAGACCAGCAGCATCAGGATCACCGGCACCGGGACGCCGGCGAAGAAGCCGTCTCCCATCAGCCGGAAGCCCAGGTCGTCCGCGACCAGCGGCTGGCCGTCGGTGAGGAGGTAGGCGGTGCCCCGCAGGTAGGTCAGGCCGCCGAGTGTGACGATGAACGCCGGCAGCGCGAGATAGGCGACCAGGGCACCGTTCAGCAGCCCGAACAGCGCTCCGACAAGAATGCCGCCGAGTACGCACACCGCGGCGGGCATTCCGCTGGTCCACAGCAGCACCGAGACGATGCCGCACACCGCCACGTTGGAGCCGACCGAAAGGTCGATGCCGCGGGTGAGGATGACCAGGGTCATGCCCGCGGCCAGAATCGCGTTGATCGAGGTCGCCCGGGCGATGTTGAACGCGTTGTCGATGGTGAGGAAGTTCGGCGCGAGCACCGCCATGAGCACGATCATCAGCGTGAGCACGCCGAGGATGCCGTAGCGGTCCCACAGGTGGGCGAAGCCGGGCCGGCCCGCCTGCGGCTGGCCGGCGCCGGCGGCCGCGGGCGCGGTCGCCGTTGTGCTGGCACGACTGTTCTCGGTCATTGGGGGTCCTTCGTTGGTCGGTGGAGGCCGCGTTCTGGGGGGATCCCGGTTGGGGCAGGCGATGGGGCGCTGTCCCGCTGCGCGGCGCCCCAGCGCCGCTCTCGCCGCGTTCTGGCCGGCCGCAGGGGAAGCCGCCCCGGCTCCCCCTGCGGCCGCGCGCGAGCGGCAGCGGTCCTGAGCGCGGCGCCTCGTGCGCCAGCGGCGCTCGCTGCGGACGAATCCATCACGGCCGCCCTAATGGGTCCCGCTGGCCACGCCGGTCGCGTGGAGCATGACCGACTCCTCGGTCGCCTCGTCGCGGCCGAGCTCACCGGCGATGACCCCATTGCGCATGACGATGATCCGGTCGCTGACACCGAGGACCTCGGGCAGGTCGGAGGAGACGACCAGCACGGCAACCCCCTCATGGGCCAGGCCGTCGATGATCTTGTAGATCTCGTGCTTCGCGCCGACGTCGACGCCGCGTGTCGGCTCGTCCAGCAGCAGCACCCGGGGCCTGATCGCCAGCCACCGGCCCAGCACCACCTTCTGCTGGTTGCCGCCGGAAAGGTGCCGCACGCGCTGCAGTGCCGAGGAGCAGCGCACCCGAAGCGCCTCGACCTGCTCGTTGACGCGGTGGGCGATGCGGGTCCGCCGCAGCACACCGAAGTCGCTGACCTCGCCGAGCCCGGTGACGACGACGTTGTCGCGGACCGTCATGTCCAGGAACAGCGCCTGTTCCTTGCGGCTCTCCGGGACCAGCCCGATGCCGTTGCTGATTCCGTCGCGCGGGCTGCGCAGCCGGACCGGTTGGCCGGCGAGCCGGATCTCGCCGGTCTTGGCGCGCTCGGCGCCGAACAGCAGGCGCGCCACTTCGGTGCGCCCCGCCCCGATGAGCCCGGCCAGCCCGACGACCTCGCCGGCACGCAGGTGCAGGTCGACCGGGCCCACGCCCGCACCGTCACTGACCCCGCGCGCCTCCAGCGCGACCTCACCCGGCACGTGCCGGGTGCGCGCGTACAGGTCGGTGAGCTCGCGGCCCACCATGCGGGAGACGACCTGCTCCGGGGTGACATCGCCGCGCGGGGAGGTGTCGACCCACTCCCCGTCCCGGAAGACGGTGACCCGGTCGGCGATCTGGTAGACCTCCTCCATCCGGTGGCTGATGTAGATCAGTCCCATCCCGTTCCGCCGCATCTCCCCGACCAGCTCGAACAGCCGCTGCGCCTCGGACTCGGACAGTGCCGCCGTGGGCTCGTCCAGGACAAGCACGCGGGCGTCCTGCGCGACGGCCCGCGCGATCTCCACGACCTGCTGTATGCCGACGCTGAGCTGCCCCACGGGGGTGTCGGGGTCGACGTAGGCGCCGACACGCTCCAGCTTGCGCACCGCGTCGCCGCGGATGCGCGCCCGGTCGACCAGCCCCCACCGGGTGCGCGGCTCCTGGCCCAGAGCGAGGTTCTGCGCGACCGTCAGGTTGGGAGCGAGGTTCAGCTCCTGGTGGATCACTGCTATGCCCAGGCTGGCCGCGCGCTGCGGGCTGTCGATGCTGACGGCCCGCCCGTCGATCTCGATGCCGCCGGAGTCGGGGGAGTGCACCCCGGCGAGCATCTTGATCAGGGTGGACTTGCCGGCGCCGTTCTCGCCCATCAGGGCGTGCACCTCACCGGGGTGCAGCTCGAAGCTGACCTCGGTGAGGGCGCGCACGCCCGGGAAGCTCTTGCTGACGCCGGCCATCCGCAGCAGGGGAGCGCCGCTCACTGCCAGCCCTCGTACTCGTCCAGGTTGTCCGGGGTGATCAGCTCGGTCTCGACCAGCCGGGTGTCCTCCTCCAGCTCCTCGTCAGCACGCAGCTCCGAGGCCATCTCCAGCCCGGTGACGCCGAGCAGCTTGGGGTCCTGCGCGGCCGTCGCGACGAACATCGAGTCCTCCTTGGCCAGCTCCTCCTCGGCCTCGGGGGAACCGTCGACCCCGACGATCTCCAGGTCGGAGATGCCGGCCTGCTCGGCAGCCAGCGCCGCGCCCAACCCCGTGGGGTCGTTGATGGCGAAGATGCCGTCCACGTCGGGGTTGGCGGTGAGCATGTCGGTGGCCACGGTGAGGGCCTCGTCGCGGTTGTTGTCACCGTGCTGGTGGCTGGCCACCTCGATGTCGGGGTAGTCCTCCATGACGGTCTCGCAGCCCTCGACCCGGTCCTGCACCGAGGAGATCGGGGTCCCGTCGATGATGAGGATCTCGCCCTCGCCGCCGATCTCGTCGAAGAGGTGCTGGCAGGCCAGCTCGCCGGCCTGGACGTTGTCCGAGGTGATCGTGGCTTCGGCGCCCTCGGCAGCGACGTCGACCGCCACGACCGTGATCCCCGCCTCCACCGCCCGGTCCACGGCCGCCCCGATCCCCTCGGAGTCGACCGGGTTGATCAGGAGCACGTCGATGTCCTGCTGGATGAAGGCGTCGATGTGCTCGTTCTGCGCGCCCAGGTCCTGCCGGCCATCCTCGGTGACGACGGTGGCGCCCATCTCCTCGGCGGCCTCCTCGACCCCCTCCTGCATGGCGCTGAAGAAGGGGTTGCTGAGGTCCTGGACCATCAGGCCGACCGTCTCCACCTCCCCGCCCTCTTCGGATTCGCTGAGCGGGCTCTCCTCACTGCAGCTCGTGAGCAGCAGGCTTCCCGCCGCCAGGGCTGACACGGTGAGTTTCACGGTCCGGTGGTCGTTCATGGGGATCCCTTCCTTTGCCGCCGTGAAGGAGGCGGAGCCGCCTCCTCGGAGTTGGGGCGCGCCGACAGGGCGGCGCGCCCATGGGTCAGGTCTTCGTATCCGGGGTTCCGGCCGCGGCGGGGCGCGGGCCAGTGGGCTCGGGCGGGCGGCACAGCACCGCGGTGACGTCGCCGCGCACCGACAGCGGGCCGGCGGCGTGCGGAACCGCGAGCACGTCGCCGCGCGCCAGGCCGACGTGTTCGCCCGCACGTGTGCGCAGCTCTCCGCTGCCGTGCAGCACGACCAGTACCGCGAAGCCGGCGGGGACGGCCGCGGAGGTCGCGGGCCGCACCAGATCGGCGCGGAAGTAGGGTTCCGCCTCCTCGGCGAGCAGCCTTCGGAGGTGGTCGGCGGCGCCGGCGTTCGCTGCTCCGCTGAGGCGCAGCGCCTCGACCTCGCCGCGCCTCAGCGGATCGCGCCGCACCGCCTCCAGTGCCAGGTCGAAGCCCAACCCCAGGTGCCCCTCGGCCGGGCCGTCCAGCGCGAAACCGCGCCAGTCGAGCAGGATCGAGAAGTCGGTGGGCTCCTGTACCTCCAGCACGAACGCGCCGGCGCCGAGCGCGTGGGGCAGCCCCGCGGGCACGAGAACCGTGTCGCCGGCGTGCAGTGGGACCTCGTGCATCCGCGAGAGCAGCTCTGCGGGGTCCTGGCGCTGAACCAGACCGGTGAGCTCGGCGCGGTCCACGGGCACCGAGAAACCGAGGTGGGCGGTGGCGCCGGGCTCCGCCGCGAGCACGATCCACGCCTCGGTCTTGCCGTGGCCGCATGACAGGTGCTGGCGCGCGAAGTCGCGATCGGGGTGCAGGTGCACCGGAAGGCGCTCGCCCGCGTCCAGCAGCTTCGCGAGCACCCCGGTGCGCGCGCCGAAGCGCGCATGGTGGTCCGCACCCAGCCATCCCTGCGGGTCGGCGGCGATCGCGTCGCGCAGGAACGCCCCGTCCGGCAGCCGGCTCAGCCCAGCGGGCTCCGCACCGAACCGCGCCGTCACCGAAGCCAGCCACTCCTCGGGTGAGCGTTCACATCGCTGCGGCCCGCCGCGCAGAGCACGGATGGCGTGTCCGCCGCGGTAGAAGTGCTCCATCACCTCGACCGGCATGTGCACGGGGCGCACCCGCCCACCTCCCTGCTATTGAGACAACGTTGTCCAAAGCAGAGTGATCCAGTTCACTAGTAAGTGTCAAGGGGTGTGAGCTGCTCGGTACTCAATGACCAGCGAATTTCCGAGTGTGGCGCGGGTGTGGCTGTCCGGAGGAGTGGGTAGGCGGTCAGGATCGAGACAACGTTGCCTCGACAGTTCGTATGGCGTACGTTACGCAGCAACGAGTCCGGCGAGTGACACAGCGTGCCCGGCCGCCGGGCCCCGGAACCCGGCGGCCGTTCCGCCGGATCCGCTGTCCTAGCGCCGGTCGGGGCCTGTCTGGCGGGTGCTGCCGCACGCGAGCCGGTCACGTGGCCGCCGAGCCGGCCCAGGCCACGCGACCGCGCCCGCCGGTGCGCACGCCCGCGCCACCATCGGAGCCAAGGGAGCCTGACCGATGACCGACCCCGCCCCAGAGCCGCCCGCCACGCGCCGGCCCACCATGGTCGACGTCGCAAAGGCCGCCGGGGTGAGCCTGAAGACCGTGTCGCGGGTCGCCAACAACGTTGCGACAGTGCGTCCCGAGCTCGCCGAACGCGTCCTGCGGGCAATGCGCGACCTGGGCTTCCAGCGCAACAACGCGGCCGCGAACCTGCGCCGCGGCCAGGAGACCTCCACCATCGGGCTGATCATCCTGGACCTCGCCAACCCGTTCTACTCCACGATCGCCGCAGCGGCCGCGGAGGTGACCCAGCGCCACAACACCCAGCTGATCACGGCGAGCTCGGGCTGGAACCCCGACCGCGAGCGCGAGCTGGTGCTGGACCTGTGCGAGCGGCGCGTCGACGCCCTGATCATCGTGCCGACCGGCGACGACCAGTCCTACCTGCGCGCCGAGATCGACCGCGGCACCCCCGTCGTTTTCATCGACCGCCCGCCCGCCGGCCTCGACGGGGACACCGTGCTCATCGACAACCGCAACGGCGCACGCGAGCTGGTGCGCCGGCTCATCAACGAGGGGCACCGCGGCATCGGCGTCATCACCGACTCGCTGAACAGCTACACCATGGGCGAGCGCGTGGCCGGGGTGAGCGAGGAGCTGGCGGCGGCCGGCATCGCCGAGCAGGCGCACTTCACCGAGGTCTACTCGGACAAGCCCGAGACCGCCGCCGACGCGGTCGGCAGGATGCTCGACGCGCCCGACCCGCCGAGCGCCGTCTTCTGCGGCAACAACCGGATCCTGACCGGCGCGCTTGAGGAGCTGGTGGCTCGCCGGTCCCGGGTCCGCCTCGCCGGCTTCGACGATTTCGAGTTCGCGCACCTGCTCCCGTACCCGGTCACGGTCGTCGGGTACGACACCCGGGCGCTCGGCCGCCTCGCCGCCGAGCTCACCTTCCAGCGCATCCGCACGAGCACTCCGCCGCTGACGAACTACGTGGTCCCCACCTACCTGGTGGATCGCGGTGTCGATCTGGGGACCAGGCAGCCGGCGCCGCGCGTCGCCCAGGGGTAGGGCGCCGCAAGGCCGGTACCCGCCACCGCCGCGGCCTCCGTGCGGCTATCCTGAGCCGGCACGCCACAGGAAAGGGGACGATCGTGACAGGTAGGGCGCTGGTCCTGGGCGGCGGTGGTATCACCGGGATCGCCTGGCAGCTCGGCATCCTCACCGGCCTCCAGGAGGCCGGGACCGATCTCACCGGTGCCGACCTGATCGTGGGCACGTCGGCCGGGTCGGTGGTCGGCGCGCAGCTCACCTCCGGGACCCCACTCGCGGACCTGTTCGCCCGGCAGTTGCGTCCGGTGGACGGCGAGGTCGCGATGCGGCTGCCGATGTCGGCGATCGCCCGGATCGGGTTGGCGATGTTCACCGAGCGCGACCCCGACCGGGGACGGGCCCGGATCGGCCGGGTCGCCCACTCCTCGGCGCGCTCGTCGCTCACCGAGCGCCGAGAGGTCATGCGGCAGCGGCTGACCTCGCACTCCTGGCCGGATGCCGACCTGCGCATCACGGCCGTGAACGCGCGAACGGGCCGCCGTGAGGTGTTCCGCCGCGGCGGGCCCGCCTCCCTGGTCGACGCCGTCAACGCGAGCTGTGCCGTGCCGGGTGTCTGGCCACCGGTGCCGATCGGCGGCCACCTCTACATCGACGGCGGGATGTACTCGCCGGCCAACGCCGACCTGGCCGAGGGGTACGACCGCGTTGTTGTCCTCGCCCCCATCGGCAGGGGACTGGGCCCGATGCGCTCGCCAGCCGATGAGCTTGCGCAACTGCCCAGCGCCCCCGAGAGCATCGTCGTCACGCCCGGCGAGGACGCTGTCGCCGCGATCGGGCGGAACCGGCTCGACCCCGCCCGGCGCGCCCCGTCCGCCGAGGCCGGTCGGGCACAGGCGGCCGCGGAACGGAGCACGGTGGCGCAGGTGTGGGGGAACTGAGGCGCACCAGCTCTGTGCGGCGGTTCTGTCGTCGCTCTCCTCTAGGCTTGGGGTCCTATGGGGATGGAGAGCTCCGCCGAATCGCCGCAGCCGGTCCGCGTGGTCCTGCAGGCGGTCTCCGGCTGGATCGGCCGGCTCGGCCGTATCTGGGTCGAGGGCCAGGTCGCCGAGCTGAACCGGCGCGGCGGCACCGTGTTCATCACGCTGCGCGACCCGGTCGCCAACGTGTCGGTGCGCGTGGTGTGTCCGGTGCGGGTGCTGGAGGCGGCCAACCCGCCACCTGAGGCCGGGGCCCGTGTGGTGGTGCACGCCAAGCCCGACTTCTACGTCGCCCGGGGCACGTTCTCACTGCTGGCCCAGGAGATCCGGCACGTCGGGCTGGGCGAGCTGCTCGCCCGCCTGGAGCAGTTGCGCAAGACCCTGGCCGCCGAGGGGGTCTTCGCCGAGCACCGCAAGCGGGCGCTGCCGTTCCTGCCGAACACTGTGGGGCTCGTCTGCGGGCGCGGGTCCGCGGCCGAGCGCGATGTCCTGGAGAACGGGAAACGCCGGTGGCCGGCCGTGCGGTTCGAGGTGCGCGAGGTCGCGGTGCAGGGCGACCGCGCGGTGGGTGAGGTGCTGAACGCTCTCAAGGAGCTCGACGCCGTCCCCGAGGTCGACGTCATCATCATCGCGCGGGGCGGCGGGTCGCTTGAGGACCTGCTCCCGTTCTCCGACGAGGCCCTGGTGCGCGGCGTCTCGGCCACACGCACGCCCGTGGTCAGCGCGATCGGGCACGAGCAGGACACCCCGTTGCTCGACCTGGTCGCCGACGTCCGCGCCTCCACTCCCACCGATGCCGCGAAGCGGTCGATCCCCGACGTCGGCGAGCAGCTGCAGCTCATCCGGCAGTTGCGCGACCGCGGCCGGCGGGTCGTCGAGGGCGGACTCGCGCGCGAGGAGGCGTGGTTGGCGGGGATCCGCTCGCGTCCGGTGCTGGCCAGCCCGCTTCGCGAGATCGACCGCCTCACGGAGCAGGTCACCGGGCTGCGCGACCGCGCCCGCCGCTGCGTGTCCGCCAGCCTGGACCGCGCCGCCGACGACCTGCACCACACCCGCGCCCGGTTGCTGGTGCTCTCGCCGGCGACGACCCTCGCGCGCGGCTACGCGATCGTGCAGCGCGCCGACGGCGCCGTCGTGCGGTCGGCCACCGAGGTCACGCCGGGCGAGACGCTGCGGCTGCGGTTCGCCGACGACAGCATGACCGCCACCGCGGGCGAGATCGAGGCCACAGAGGAACAGGAAGAGAGCGCATGAGCGAGAGCAGCACCGCGGCCGGCGACGACACGAACGGCGCCGCGGCGGCCGAACCCGAGCTGAGCTACGAGGAGGCGCGCGACGAGCTGAACGCGGTCGTGCGCCAGTTGGAGTCGGGTGGGCTCACCCTCAAGGAGTCCCTGGCGCTGTGGGAGCGGGGCGAGGCGCTGGCCAAGACCTGCGAACAGTGGCTGGAGGGCGCCCGCGCCCGGCTCGCCGTGGCCATGCAGGAGGCCGACGGGGAGAACGGGCCGAACGGCGAGACCAGCAGCGAGGAGTCCGGGACCCCGTTCTAGCGCGGATGGCCGGGCATGCGGTGGTCGGTGCGGGTATCCGGCGTTGGCGTATCGGCCGAGAGCAGCGAAGGCGCCGGATGGGCCGGCCCCCAGTGATCGGTGCGGGTGCCCGGTGGTGGGGCGTGTAACGGGGGCGGCGGCTGGTGGTGGGGGCCAGTGGGGGTGTCTGTGGTGTGGTTCTCGGTGCTGGGGCGCGCCGAGAGTGTCTGTGGGGACGTTCTCGGCGCCGAATCTGTCCGCACGGTCGGTTTCGGTGCGGCGTGAGCCTCCGTGCGCCCGCTATGTCCGGATTGTGAACGGTCTGGGCGTCGATCTTGCGGATTGCGTTCCTTTACCGCGCCGCAAAGGAACGCAATCCTCAAGATCGGCACAAAAATCCAGGCAGTGGAGGTCCCGAGCCTCGTGGCGGGCGGCACCAGGAAGCACCCCCAGAGCCCTACGCCGTCCTCGCTGCTTCCGTCGGGTGCGCCACCATCGGGCACCCGCACCGACTACCGCCGGCCCGGCCCACCCGCGGCCCTCGCTGCCCTCGTTGCGTGCGCCACCACGTGCCCACCGCACCGGTACGCACGCACCCCGGCCACCCAGCGCCGTCGCTGCCCCCGTCGCTCGCGTGTCCATGCGCGTGCGTCACCGGTGAGTGGACCCCTCACGAGCGGCGGCGTTGAGGGCGCCCGTTGAGCTCGTCGTTGAGGGTGCGGATGTTTCGCGGCAGGCCGCGGAAACAGGTGATGATGAGCACGAGTGCCGTTCCGAGGAACAGCCAGGGCGCGACATGGGCGAGCTGGCTGCCCATGCTGATCGCCACACTGCGCACGAACCCCTCGCTGCCGAGCGCCAGCAGGACCTCGGTGAGGAGCGCCCCCGCGAAGTACGCCAGCGGCGGGCTGACCGAGAGCGAGAGCAGCTCGGCCGGGCGTACGAGCAGTGCTGCCAGGACGCACACCGTTGTGAAGGCGCCGCCGGAGATCGCCCGTACCCCGGTGAGGTGGGCCAGCAGCCCGGCGACGAAAGTGACCAGTACGATCACGACAATCCCGCCCCGGCCCGTGAGACGGACCGTCGTGCCCGGTTTGGGCTGGCGAGGCGCCGGAGCCGACGAGGACGCGGCGGACGCGCGACTCCGCGATCGCCCGACGAAGAAGGGCGCCTGGGAACCGGCCGAGCCGCTGCCCTTCCGCGTCACCATCTCCGCGCGCCCCCTTGCACTACCCATAGTACTCATTATGTCACTCTTGGCGAAGACTCGGCCTCGTTCCAGGGGGCCATGTCGGCCCGCGGCGCGTCGCCGAACGGCGCGCCGTTGACCGCGATACGGTCTCCCGGCGGTTCCGGTGCGGCGCCGTCCGCGCCGTCACCGGCCTCCGAGGCGGTCATCTCCGCCGAGCTGAGCGGCCGGGCCTGCTCGTCCACCCCCTTGGGCCGGTCCAGCTCCGTCTCCACGAGCCCCAGATCACTGAACCGGCGGGCGGTCACCAGGACCCGGCTCTCCAGGGAGCCGACCGTCTGGTTGTAGGCGGTGACGGTGCGCGTGAGCGCCTTGCCGAGGCCATCCATGTGCCCGCCGAGGGTCGCGAGCCTGCTGTGGAGTTGTTTCCCCAACTCGAAGACGGTACGCGCGTTCTCGCTCAGCGCCTCCTGCTGCCACGCGTACTGCGCGGTGCGCAGCAGGGAGATCAGCGTTGTCGGGGTGGCGATGTGCACCCGGCGCTCCATCGCGTACTCCAGCAGTCCCGGGTCGCGGTCCAGGGCCGGTGCCAGGAACGCCTCGCCCGGAATGAACAGCACCACGAACTCCGGAGTCGGGCTGAACGCGGCCCAGTACGACTTCGCGGCCAACTGGTCGACGTGCGTGCGCAGGTGCTTGGCGTGCGCGTCCAGCTTGCTCTCCCGGGTGTCGCTGTCGCCGCTCTCCACGGACTCCAGGTACGCGGCCAGCGAGACCTTGGAGTCCACGATGATGTTCTTGCCGCCCGCCAGCCGCACGACCATGTCGGGCCGCTGCGTCCCCTCGGTGGTGCGCGCGCTCGGCTGCTCCTCGAAGTCGCAGTAGGCCGCCATGCCCGCCAGCTCGGCCACGCGCCGCAACTGCAGCTCTCCCCATCGGCCGCGAGCCTCGGGCCGGCGCAGCGCGCTGACGAGGGACTGGGTCTGATCGCGCAGCCGCTCCGACCCCTCGCGCACGTAGTCGACCTGCTTGGCGAGCTCGGCGTGCGCCGCACGGCGCCCGGCGTCGACCTCGCGGAGCTGGGTCTCAACACGGGACAGCGTTTCCTTGAGCGGTTCGACGAGCTGTTCGACGGCCTGGCGGCGCCGCTCCATGTCGTGGCCGGCCTCCGTGCCCACCGCGCGCAGCCGCCCTTCGGCCATCTCCAGGAACCGCTGGTTGGTGGTGTCCAGGACCTCGGCGGAGAGCGCCCGGAAGCGGTCGCCGAGCTGCTTCTCGATGTAGGCCGCGCGCTCCTCGGAGGCCTGTGCCCGCGCCCGGGACTCCGCGGTGCGGCCGCGGGCGAGTAGCCATCCCACGAGCACGCCGATCGCGATCCCGATCAGCAGCACCAAGATCAAGTAAAGGCCGTCCATAGCGGCCCATGCTCTCAACGTCCGGCGACTGGGGCGTTCCCGCCACGCGCGGGAAGCGCCACGAACACCATCAGAACGGGCACTCCGTGCGGGCGGCCACCACCGGGGAATCCTGTTTTCGGTCTCAGCTTCGGCCAAAAATTACGCGTTCCGAAACAAGCCAGTCCACCGCTCCGGGGCCGCTATGCCTCGCAGGCTTTGAGGGCGCGCCGCCAGCCACAGGTCAGTTCCCACAGCTCGTCCCGCGGTGGGGTTGGCGCGAAGAGCCACATGCGCTCGTGGGAACCGGCCCCCCGGCCGTCGATGACGTTGCGCCTCGGGCAGGGCGGATCGTCGCCCAGGTGGTGCCAGCTGTAGTCGAGCGGCTCCAGCAGTGCCATGAGGCGCTCCTCGACCCCCCGGTCGGGCAGCACCTCGCAGAACACCCACGGGCGGAACCGGCGCAGCACTTCGAGCCCACCCGCGATGACGTCGGGTTCGGTGGTCTCGGTGTCGATCTTGAGGACCGCCGGGATGGCCCCGGCGCGCTCGCGCCAGTGGGAAAGCGTGTCGACCTCCACCTGGACCCGGCCGAACTCCGGGCGGAAGCCCGCGGCGAGCGAGTTCGAGGCGTCCGAGTTGGCGGAGAGCTTCAGGGGCGCGGACCCGCTGTGGTTGCTCACCGCGAGCTGGACCACCTCCATGGTGAGGTCGTTCGACGCGGCCAGGTTTCGCGCGGTCTCCGCGAGGTCGGGTGTGGGCTCGAAGGAGAACACGGGCCGGTGGCTGCGCGCGGCGGCGAGCAGCCCGTATAGCCCCACGTTCGCCCCGATGTCGAGCACCGCTCCCGCGCGGGCGTGCTCCAGGACAGCGAGGAAGCAGGCGACCGTCTCGGGCTCGTAGCCGGCCAGCCCCGCCTCTTGGAGCTGCTTGGGCACACTGAACTCGCCGGAGGTGGTGAACTCCAGCGCCGCGGGTCCGATCCCCACGGCGCCCTCTCGGCGGGGAAGGGACAGCTCGAAGCTGCGCACCCGCGGGGGCACATGGGCTCTGTCGATTCCTCCGAGGCGTCGCGGGAGGTGGACGCGGATCCGCTGGGTGGCCCGGCGCACCATCGGGTGGCGTCGAACAAAGGCTCGCACCTGGTCCGGAACCACAGGGCATCCCTCAAATCTGGCGTGGATGGAGTATCTTCGCGGGGACGGCCGCGATCTCCGCGCCGCGTTCAGCCCGCGGTCGACGTGTCGTGCTCTCAAGGACGGGCGGGACGCCCGGGAGCGGGGGTCAGCGAATGCCTGGGCACCGGGCGGCAGTATCGAACGTACTCCGCGGCCGCTGCGACCGCAGGCCATTTCATCCAAAGATCAGCAGCGTGTTACCGGAACGTCCAGGTGTGCCGCGACCGATATTCGCCCACGCCGGACCGGTGACGCGGCGACCGGGAGTCCAGAGGTCGCGAACCACCTAGACTCGGTAGGCGTGAGCCTGTCTATCGGTATCGTCGGCCTGCCCAACGTCGGCAAGTCCACGCTGTTCAATGCCCTGACCAAGAACGACGCTCTGGCCGTGAACTACCCGTTCGCGACCATCGAGCCCAATGTCGGTGTCGTGGGGGTGCCCGACCCCCGGCTCGGCGTGCTCGCCGGGATGTTCGACTCGGCGAAAGTCATTCCGGCCACGGTGGACTTCGTCGATATCGCCGGCATCGTCCGCGGCGCCTCCGAGGGCGAAGGGCTGGGCAACCAGTTCCTCGCCAACATCCGCGAGTGCGATGCCGTGTGCCAGGTCATCCGGGCTTTCGAGAACGCCGACGTGACCCACGTCGACGGCGAGATCGAGCCGTCCCGCGACATCGAGACCATCAACACCGAGCTGATCCTGGCCGACCTGCAGACGCTGGAGAAGGCGCTGCCGCGGCTGGAGAAGGACGCCAAGCGCAACGCCAAGGACAAGACCGTCCAGGAGACGCTCGCCGCCGCCCGCGCGGCG includes the following:
- a CDS encoding patatin-like phospholipase family protein; the protein is MTGRALVLGGGGITGIAWQLGILTGLQEAGTDLTGADLIVGTSAGSVVGAQLTSGTPLADLFARQLRPVDGEVAMRLPMSAIARIGLAMFTERDPDRGRARIGRVAHSSARSSLTERREVMRQRLTSHSWPDADLRITAVNARTGRREVFRRGGPASLVDAVNASCAVPGVWPPVPIGGHLYIDGGMYSPANADLAEGYDRVVVLAPIGRGLGPMRSPADELAQLPSAPESIVVTPGEDAVAAIGRNRLDPARRAPSAEAGRAQAAAERSTVAQVWGN
- the xseA gene encoding exodeoxyribonuclease VII large subunit translates to MGMESSAESPQPVRVVLQAVSGWIGRLGRIWVEGQVAELNRRGGTVFITLRDPVANVSVRVVCPVRVLEAANPPPEAGARVVVHAKPDFYVARGTFSLLAQEIRHVGLGELLARLEQLRKTLAAEGVFAEHRKRALPFLPNTVGLVCGRGSAAERDVLENGKRRWPAVRFEVREVAVQGDRAVGEVLNALKELDAVPEVDVIIIARGGGSLEDLLPFSDEALVRGVSATRTPVVSAIGHEQDTPLLDLVADVRASTPTDAAKRSIPDVGEQLQLIRQLRDRGRRVVEGGLAREEAWLAGIRSRPVLASPLREIDRLTEQVTGLRDRARRCVSASLDRAADDLHHTRARLLVLSPATTLARGYAIVQRADGAVVRSATEVTPGETLRLRFADDSMTATAGEIEATEEQEESA
- a CDS encoding exodeoxyribonuclease VII small subunit, which encodes MSESSTAAGDDTNGAAAAEPELSYEEARDELNAVVRQLESGGLTLKESLALWERGEALAKTCEQWLEGARARLAVAMQEADGENGPNGETSSEESGTPF
- a CDS encoding DUF6542 domain-containing protein — translated: MSTMGSARGRAEMVTRKGSGSAGSQAPFFVGRSRSRASAASSSAPAPRQPKPGTTVRLTGRGGIVVIVLVTFVAGLLAHLTGVRAISGGAFTTVCVLAALLVRPAELLSLSVSPPLAYFAGALLTEVLLALGSEGFVRSVAISMGSQLAHVAPWLFLGTALVLIITCFRGLPRNIRTLNDELNGRPQRRRS
- the rmuC gene encoding DNA recombination protein RmuC; this encodes MDGLYLILVLLIGIAIGVLVGWLLARGRTAESRARAQASEERAAYIEKQLGDRFRALSAEVLDTTNQRFLEMAEGRLRAVGTEAGHDMERRRQAVEQLVEPLKETLSRVETQLREVDAGRRAAHAELAKQVDYVREGSERLRDQTQSLVSALRRPEARGRWGELQLRRVAELAGMAAYCDFEEQPSARTTEGTQRPDMVVRLAGGKNIIVDSKVSLAAYLESVESGDSDTRESKLDAHAKHLRTHVDQLAAKSYWAAFSPTPEFVVLFIPGEAFLAPALDRDPGLLEYAMERRVHIATPTTLISLLRTAQYAWQQEALSENARTVFELGKQLHSRLATLGGHMDGLGKALTRTVTAYNQTVGSLESRVLVTARRFSDLGLVETELDRPKGVDEQARPLSSAEMTASEAGDGADGAAPEPPGDRIAVNGAPFGDAPRADMAPWNEAESSPRVT
- a CDS encoding FkbM family methyltransferase; amino-acid sequence: MVPDQVRAFVRRHPMVRRATQRIRVHLPRRLGGIDRAHVPPRVRSFELSLPRREGAVGIGPAALEFTTSGEFSVPKQLQEAGLAGYEPETVACFLAVLEHARAGAVLDIGANVGLYGLLAAARSHRPVFSFEPTPDLAETARNLAASNDLTMEVVQLAVSNHSGSAPLKLSANSDASNSLAAGFRPEFGRVQVEVDTLSHWRERAGAIPAVLKIDTETTEPDVIAGGLEVLRRFRPWVFCEVLPDRGVEERLMALLEPLDYSWHHLGDDPPCPRRNVIDGRGAGSHERMWLFAPTPPRDELWELTCGWRRALKACEA